A genomic window from Scophthalmus maximus strain ysfricsl-2021 chromosome 17, ASM2237912v1, whole genome shotgun sequence includes:
- the mybpc2a gene encoding myosin binding protein Ca isoform X13 produces MPEPQKPDVRPAVANNEPRDEPVPGEAPQMAELTGLFVLKPESVTATKGKDITFVTKVDSTNLLRKPNMKWLKGKWLDLGSKAGKHLQFKETYDRNTKIYTYEMSIIKVVDGDAGGYRCEVTSKDKCDSCTFDISVQAVEEEQQDNILEAFKRSGDADEDAGDLDFSALLKKRQKKKQAPKEEVDVWEILKGANPCDYEKIAFQYGITDLRGMLKRLKKMKMESKKSDGAFLRKLDSAYSVDKGKTIQLTVEVADPDAPVTWLKNGQEIKPSAKYVFESVGNKRTLTINKCNLSDDAAYECVVGEEKSFTEVFVKEPPITITKPLDDVLTVVGEKVEFEVEVSEEGANVKWMKDGVELTRETAGSKYRIKKAGKKHILIINEATKEDIGMYYAFTNGGESKAELEVEDKELQVLQSIADLTVKSAEQAVFKCEVSDEKVTGKWFKDGVEVQPSDRIKITHIGRTHKLTIDDVKSSDAGDYTFVPDGYALSLSAKLNFLEIKIEYVPRQDPPKIHLDTSGTGNKNTITVVAGNKLRLDVEITGEPAPTVCWMKGDKVVAEAEGRVRVETRKTLSSFVIEGAERGDEGLYHIAVNNPAGEDKADLFIRVVDVPNPPENVKCSSVGEDCATIAWDPPAFDGGVPIKGYLMEKKKVGSARWTKLNFDVYESTTYEAKKMIEGVRYEMRVFAVNGIGVSQPSANSEPFMPIAATSEPTRLVVDDVTDTTCALKWLPPEKIGAGGIDGYIIEYCKEGGDQWVQANAAPVAKNQYRVKDLPVGEKMLFRVVAVNVAGRSPPATTAQAVTIREIMETPKIRLPRQLRTKLIRVVGEKLNLVIPFQGKPRPVVTWFKDGAPLDGKTIGTRTSEVDSILFIRSAERDHSGKYTLSVQIENVSDSADIYIQIVDKPGPPIAVHVTDVWGFNAALEWKPPKDDGNCDIIGYTIQKADMKTKDWFTVYEHNRRPGCTVSDLVMGNEYSFRVFSENICGHSDEPGVSKNNAVVTKTGLAYKPPPFKEKDMTRSPKFTAPLVNRTVVAGYAAAISCAVRGFPKPKIIWMKNNMIIGEDPKFLMQNNQGVLTLNIRKPSMFDGGRYSCRAINDLGQDEVECKLEVRVVKEKGEEAKK; encoded by the exons atCTACACTTACGAGATGAGCATCATCAAAGTAGTGGATGGGGACGCAGGTGGCTACCGCTGCGAGGTCACCTCCAAAGACAAGTGCGACAGCTGCACATTCGACATCTCCGTGCAGG ctgtggaagaggagcagcaggacaaCATCTTGGAGGCGTTTAAGCGATC CGGAGATGCAGATGAGGATGCCGGTGATCTTGACTTCAGCGCGCTGCTCAAGAAAAG gcagaagaagaaacaggccCCCAAAGAGGAAGTGGATGTTTGGGAAATCCTAAAGGGGGCCAACCCCTGTGACTACGAGAAGATCGCCTTCCAGTATGGCATCACGGACCTGAGGGGCATGCTGAAGAGgctgaagaagatgaagatggagtCCAAGAAGAGTGACG GAGCTTTCCTCAGGAAGCTGGATTCGGCCTACTCAGTGGACAAGGGCAAGACGATCCAGCTCACCGTGGAGGTGGCCGACCCCGACGCTCCGGTCACGTGGCTGAAGAATGGACAGGAGATCAAACCATCAGCCAA GTATGTGTTCGAGAGCGTGGGCAACAAGCGGACGCTCACTATCAACAAGTGCAACCTTTCGGATGACGCAGCGTACGAGTGCGTGGTCGGGGAGGAGAAGAGCTTCACGGAGGTTTTCGTCAAAG aGCCGCCGATCACCATCACCAAGCCGCTGGACGACGTCCTCACCGTGGTCGGTGAGAAGGTGGAGTTTGAGGTGGAAGTTTCAGAGGAAGGCGCCAACGTGAAATG GATGAAAGATGGGGTTGAGTTGACCAGAGAGACTGCAGGTTCAAAGTACAGGATTAAGAAAGCTGGGAAGAAGCACATTTTGATCATAAATGAAGCCACCAAGGAGGATATCGGGATGTACTACGCCTTCACCAATGGTGGGGAGTCGAAGGCAGAGCTGGAGGTTGAAG ATAAGGAGCTGCAGGTTCTGCAGAGCATTGCCGACCTGACAGTGAAGTCTGCCGAACAGGCTGTGTTCAAGTGCGAGGTGTCCGACGAAAAAGTGACGGGGAAGTGGTTCAAGGACGGCGTCGAAGTCCAGCCCAGCGATCGCATCAAAATAACGCACATCGGAAG GACCCACAAGCTGACAATTGATGACGTGAAGTCTTCGGACGCCGGAGATTACACTTTCGTCCCCGACGGCTACGCGCTGTCTCTCTCCGCAAAACTCAACTTCCTGG aGATCAAGATTGAATACGTTCCCCGACAAG ATCCGCCCAAAATCCACCTGGACACCAGCGGCACCGGCAACAAGAACACGATCACCGTGGTGGCCGGGAACAAACTTCGCCTCGACGTGGAGATCACGGGGGAGCCGGCCCCGACCGTGTGCTGGATGAAGGGAGACAAG gTGGTGGCTGAGGCCGAGGGACGGGTCCGCGTGGAGACCAGGAAGACCCTGAGCAGCTTTGTCATAGAGGGGGCGGAGAGAGGCGACGAGGGCCTTTACCACATCGCCGTGAATAATCCTGCCGGAGAAGACAAGGCGGACCTCTTCATCAGGGTCGTGG ATGTGCCCAATCCCCCCGAGAATGTCAAATGCTCGTCAGTTGGCGAGGACTGTGCCACGATCGCATGGGACCCTCCCGCGTTTGACGGCGGAGTTCCCATTAAAG GGTAcctgatggagaagaagaaggttggctcGGCCAGATGGACCAAGCTCAACTTTGACGTTTACGAGTCCACCACGTATGAGGCCAAGAAGATGATCGAAGGCGTGCGTTACGAGATGAGGGTGTTCGCAGTCAACGGCATCGGCGTCTCTCAGCCCAGTGCGAACTCAGAGCCCTTCATGCCCATCG ccgcCACCAGCGAGCCCACCCGTCTCGTGGTGGACGATGTGACAGACACTACCTGTGCACTCAAGTGGCTTCCTCCGGAGAAAATCGGAGCGGGCGGCATCGACGGTTACATCATCGAGTACTGCAAAGAAGGAG GGGACCAGTGGGTGCAGGCTAATGCGGCGCCAGTGGCAAAGAACCAGTACAGGGTGAAGGACCTCCCAGTCGGGGAGAAGATGCTGTTCAGAGTGGTGGCCGTCAACGTCGCGGGCCGCAGCCCGCCCGCCACGACCGCCCAGGCCGTCACTATCAGAGAGATCATGG AGACTCCAAAGATCCGCCTGCCGCGCCAACTGAGAACCAAACTCATCAGGGTTGTGGGCGAGAAGCTGAACCTGGTCATCCCCTTCCAG GGTAAACCTCGCCCCGTCGTGACCTGGTTCAAAGACGGCGCTCCCCTGGACGGCAAGACGATAGGAACCCGTACCAGTGAGGTGGACTCCATCCTCTTCATCCGCTCGGCGGAGAGGGACCACTCGGGAAAGTACACACTGTCCGTTCAGATTGAGAACGTGTCGGACAGCGCTGACATTTACATTCAGATTGTAG ATAAGCCCGGCCCTCCCATCGCTGTGCACGTCACAGACGTCTGGGGCTTCAACGCCGCGCTGGAGTGGAAGCCGCCGAAAGACGACGGCAACTGCGACATTATCGGCTACACCATTCAGAAGGCCGACATGAAGACTAAG GATTGGTTCACGGTCTACGAGCACAACCGTAGGCCCGGCTGCACCGTGTCTGACCTGGTCATGGGGAACGAGTATTCCTTCCGAGTGTTCAGCGAAAACATCTGCGGCCACAGCGACGAGCCCGGCGTCAGCAAGAACAACGCCGTCGTTACCAAGACAG GTTTGGCCTACAAACCTCCTCCCTTCAAAGAGAAGGACATGACCAGATCCCCCAAGTTCACGGCGCCCCTGGTGAACAGAACTGTGGTGGCGGGCTACGCCGCCGCCATCAGCTGTGCCGTCCGCGGCTTCCCCAAG CCAAAGATCATTTGGATGAAGAACAACATGATCATCGGTGAGGACCCCAAGTTCCTGATGCAGAACAACCAGGGCGTGTTGACGCTGAATATCCGCAAGCCGAGCATGTTCGACGGGGGCCGGTACTCCTGCAGGGCCATCAACGACCTCGGGCAGGACGAGGTGGAGTGCAAGCTGGAGGTTCGAG ttgtaaaagagaaaggagaggaggcgaAGAAATGA
- the mybpc2a gene encoding myosin binding protein Ca isoform X14: MPEPQKPDVRPAVELPADEPVPGEAPQMAELTGLFVLKPESVTATKGKDITFVTKVDSTNLLRKPNMKWLKGKWLDLGSKAGKHLQFKETYDRNTKIYTYEMSIIKVVDGDAGGYRCEVTSKDKCDSCTFDISVQAVEEEQQDNILEAFKRSGDADEDAGDLDFSALLKKRQKKKQAPKEEVDVWEILKGANPCDYEKIAFQYGITDLRGMLKRLKKMKMESKKSDGAFLRKLDSAYSVDKGKTIQLTVEVADPDAPVTWLKNGQEIKPSAKYVFESVGNKRTLTINKCNLSDDAAYECVVGEEKSFTEVFVKEPPITITKPLDDVLTVVGEKVEFEVEVSEEGANVKWMKDGVELTRETAGSKYRIKKAGKKHILIINEATKEDIGMYYAFTNGGESKAELEVEDKELQVLQSIADLTVKSAEQAVFKCEVSDEKVTGKWFKDGVEVQPSDRIKITHIGRTHKLTIDDVKSSDAGDYTFVPDGYALSLSAKLNFLEIKIEYVPRQDPPKIHLDTSGTGNKNTITVVAGNKLRLDVEITGEPAPTVCWMKGDKVVAEAEGRVRVETRKTLSSFVIEGAERGDEGLYHIAVNNPAGEDKADLFIRVVDVPNPPENVKCSSVGEDCATIAWDPPAFDGGVPIKGYLMEKKKVGSARWTKLNFDVYESTTYEAKKMIEGVRYEMRVFAVNGIGVSQPSANSEPFMPIAATSEPTRLVVDDVTDTTCALKWLPPEKIGAGGIDGYIIEYCKEGGDQWVQANAAPVAKNQYRVKDLPVGEKMLFRVVAVNVAGRSPPATTAQAVTIREIMETPKIRLPRQLRTKLIRVVGEKLNLVIPFQGKPRPVVTWFKDGAPLDGKTIGTRTSEVDSILFIRSAERDHSGKYTLSVQIENVSDSADIYIQIVDKPGPPIAVHVTDVWGFNAALEWKPPKDDGNCDIIGYTIQKADMKTKDWFTVYEHNRRPGCTVSDLVMGNEYSFRVFSENICGHSDEPGVSKNNAVVTKTGLAYKPPPFKEKDMTRSPKFTAPLVNRTVVAGYAAAISCAVRGFPKPKIIWMKNNMIIGEDPKFLMQNNQGVLTLNIRKPSMFDGGRYSCRAINDLGQDEVECKLEVRVVKEKGEEAKK, translated from the exons atCTACACTTACGAGATGAGCATCATCAAAGTAGTGGATGGGGACGCAGGTGGCTACCGCTGCGAGGTCACCTCCAAAGACAAGTGCGACAGCTGCACATTCGACATCTCCGTGCAGG ctgtggaagaggagcagcaggacaaCATCTTGGAGGCGTTTAAGCGATC CGGAGATGCAGATGAGGATGCCGGTGATCTTGACTTCAGCGCGCTGCTCAAGAAAAG gcagaagaagaaacaggccCCCAAAGAGGAAGTGGATGTTTGGGAAATCCTAAAGGGGGCCAACCCCTGTGACTACGAGAAGATCGCCTTCCAGTATGGCATCACGGACCTGAGGGGCATGCTGAAGAGgctgaagaagatgaagatggagtCCAAGAAGAGTGACG GAGCTTTCCTCAGGAAGCTGGATTCGGCCTACTCAGTGGACAAGGGCAAGACGATCCAGCTCACCGTGGAGGTGGCCGACCCCGACGCTCCGGTCACGTGGCTGAAGAATGGACAGGAGATCAAACCATCAGCCAA GTATGTGTTCGAGAGCGTGGGCAACAAGCGGACGCTCACTATCAACAAGTGCAACCTTTCGGATGACGCAGCGTACGAGTGCGTGGTCGGGGAGGAGAAGAGCTTCACGGAGGTTTTCGTCAAAG aGCCGCCGATCACCATCACCAAGCCGCTGGACGACGTCCTCACCGTGGTCGGTGAGAAGGTGGAGTTTGAGGTGGAAGTTTCAGAGGAAGGCGCCAACGTGAAATG GATGAAAGATGGGGTTGAGTTGACCAGAGAGACTGCAGGTTCAAAGTACAGGATTAAGAAAGCTGGGAAGAAGCACATTTTGATCATAAATGAAGCCACCAAGGAGGATATCGGGATGTACTACGCCTTCACCAATGGTGGGGAGTCGAAGGCAGAGCTGGAGGTTGAAG ATAAGGAGCTGCAGGTTCTGCAGAGCATTGCCGACCTGACAGTGAAGTCTGCCGAACAGGCTGTGTTCAAGTGCGAGGTGTCCGACGAAAAAGTGACGGGGAAGTGGTTCAAGGACGGCGTCGAAGTCCAGCCCAGCGATCGCATCAAAATAACGCACATCGGAAG GACCCACAAGCTGACAATTGATGACGTGAAGTCTTCGGACGCCGGAGATTACACTTTCGTCCCCGACGGCTACGCGCTGTCTCTCTCCGCAAAACTCAACTTCCTGG aGATCAAGATTGAATACGTTCCCCGACAAG ATCCGCCCAAAATCCACCTGGACACCAGCGGCACCGGCAACAAGAACACGATCACCGTGGTGGCCGGGAACAAACTTCGCCTCGACGTGGAGATCACGGGGGAGCCGGCCCCGACCGTGTGCTGGATGAAGGGAGACAAG gTGGTGGCTGAGGCCGAGGGACGGGTCCGCGTGGAGACCAGGAAGACCCTGAGCAGCTTTGTCATAGAGGGGGCGGAGAGAGGCGACGAGGGCCTTTACCACATCGCCGTGAATAATCCTGCCGGAGAAGACAAGGCGGACCTCTTCATCAGGGTCGTGG ATGTGCCCAATCCCCCCGAGAATGTCAAATGCTCGTCAGTTGGCGAGGACTGTGCCACGATCGCATGGGACCCTCCCGCGTTTGACGGCGGAGTTCCCATTAAAG GGTAcctgatggagaagaagaaggttggctcGGCCAGATGGACCAAGCTCAACTTTGACGTTTACGAGTCCACCACGTATGAGGCCAAGAAGATGATCGAAGGCGTGCGTTACGAGATGAGGGTGTTCGCAGTCAACGGCATCGGCGTCTCTCAGCCCAGTGCGAACTCAGAGCCCTTCATGCCCATCG ccgcCACCAGCGAGCCCACCCGTCTCGTGGTGGACGATGTGACAGACACTACCTGTGCACTCAAGTGGCTTCCTCCGGAGAAAATCGGAGCGGGCGGCATCGACGGTTACATCATCGAGTACTGCAAAGAAGGAG GGGACCAGTGGGTGCAGGCTAATGCGGCGCCAGTGGCAAAGAACCAGTACAGGGTGAAGGACCTCCCAGTCGGGGAGAAGATGCTGTTCAGAGTGGTGGCCGTCAACGTCGCGGGCCGCAGCCCGCCCGCCACGACCGCCCAGGCCGTCACTATCAGAGAGATCATGG AGACTCCAAAGATCCGCCTGCCGCGCCAACTGAGAACCAAACTCATCAGGGTTGTGGGCGAGAAGCTGAACCTGGTCATCCCCTTCCAG GGTAAACCTCGCCCCGTCGTGACCTGGTTCAAAGACGGCGCTCCCCTGGACGGCAAGACGATAGGAACCCGTACCAGTGAGGTGGACTCCATCCTCTTCATCCGCTCGGCGGAGAGGGACCACTCGGGAAAGTACACACTGTCCGTTCAGATTGAGAACGTGTCGGACAGCGCTGACATTTACATTCAGATTGTAG ATAAGCCCGGCCCTCCCATCGCTGTGCACGTCACAGACGTCTGGGGCTTCAACGCCGCGCTGGAGTGGAAGCCGCCGAAAGACGACGGCAACTGCGACATTATCGGCTACACCATTCAGAAGGCCGACATGAAGACTAAG GATTGGTTCACGGTCTACGAGCACAACCGTAGGCCCGGCTGCACCGTGTCTGACCTGGTCATGGGGAACGAGTATTCCTTCCGAGTGTTCAGCGAAAACATCTGCGGCCACAGCGACGAGCCCGGCGTCAGCAAGAACAACGCCGTCGTTACCAAGACAG GTTTGGCCTACAAACCTCCTCCCTTCAAAGAGAAGGACATGACCAGATCCCCCAAGTTCACGGCGCCCCTGGTGAACAGAACTGTGGTGGCGGGCTACGCCGCCGCCATCAGCTGTGCCGTCCGCGGCTTCCCCAAG CCAAAGATCATTTGGATGAAGAACAACATGATCATCGGTGAGGACCCCAAGTTCCTGATGCAGAACAACCAGGGCGTGTTGACGCTGAATATCCGCAAGCCGAGCATGTTCGACGGGGGCCGGTACTCCTGCAGGGCCATCAACGACCTCGGGCAGGACGAGGTGGAGTGCAAGCTGGAGGTTCGAG ttgtaaaagagaaaggagaggaggcgaAGAAATGA
- the mybpc2a gene encoding myosin binding protein Ca isoform X16, protein MPEPQKPEPVPGEAPQMAELTGLFVLKPESVTATKGKDITFVTKVDSTNLLRKPNMKWLKGKWLDLGSKAGKHLQFKETYDRNTKIYTYEMSIIKVVDGDAGGYRCEVTSKDKCDSCTFDISVQAVEEEQQDNILEAFKRSGDADEDAGDLDFSALLKKRQKKKQAPKEEVDVWEILKGANPCDYEKIAFQYGITDLRGMLKRLKKMKMESKKSDGAFLRKLDSAYSVDKGKTIQLTVEVADPDAPVTWLKNGQEIKPSAKYVFESVGNKRTLTINKCNLSDDAAYECVVGEEKSFTEVFVKEPPITITKPLDDVLTVVGEKVEFEVEVSEEGANVKWMKDGVELTRETAGSKYRIKKAGKKHILIINEATKEDIGMYYAFTNGGESKAELEVEDKELQVLQSIADLTVKSAEQAVFKCEVSDEKVTGKWFKDGVEVQPSDRIKITHIGRTHKLTIDDVKSSDAGDYTFVPDGYALSLSAKLNFLEIKIEYVPRQDPPKIHLDTSGTGNKNTITVVAGNKLRLDVEITGEPAPTVCWMKGDKVVAEAEGRVRVETRKTLSSFVIEGAERGDEGLYHIAVNNPAGEDKADLFIRVVDVPNPPENVKCSSVGEDCATIAWDPPAFDGGVPIKGYLMEKKKVGSARWTKLNFDVYESTTYEAKKMIEGVRYEMRVFAVNGIGVSQPSANSEPFMPIAATSEPTRLVVDDVTDTTCALKWLPPEKIGAGGIDGYIIEYCKEGGDQWVQANAAPVAKNQYRVKDLPVGEKMLFRVVAVNVAGRSPPATTAQAVTIREIMETPKIRLPRQLRTKLIRVVGEKLNLVIPFQGKPRPVVTWFKDGAPLDGKTIGTRTSEVDSILFIRSAERDHSGKYTLSVQIENVSDSADIYIQIVDKPGPPIAVHVTDVWGFNAALEWKPPKDDGNCDIIGYTIQKADMKTKDWFTVYEHNRRPGCTVSDLVMGNEYSFRVFSENICGHSDEPGVSKNNAVVTKTGLAYKPPPFKEKDMTRSPKFTAPLVNRTVVAGYAAAISCAVRGFPKPKIIWMKNNMIIGEDPKFLMQNNQGVLTLNIRKPSMFDGGRYSCRAINDLGQDEVECKLEVRVVKEKGEEAKK, encoded by the exons atCTACACTTACGAGATGAGCATCATCAAAGTAGTGGATGGGGACGCAGGTGGCTACCGCTGCGAGGTCACCTCCAAAGACAAGTGCGACAGCTGCACATTCGACATCTCCGTGCAGG ctgtggaagaggagcagcaggacaaCATCTTGGAGGCGTTTAAGCGATC CGGAGATGCAGATGAGGATGCCGGTGATCTTGACTTCAGCGCGCTGCTCAAGAAAAG gcagaagaagaaacaggccCCCAAAGAGGAAGTGGATGTTTGGGAAATCCTAAAGGGGGCCAACCCCTGTGACTACGAGAAGATCGCCTTCCAGTATGGCATCACGGACCTGAGGGGCATGCTGAAGAGgctgaagaagatgaagatggagtCCAAGAAGAGTGACG GAGCTTTCCTCAGGAAGCTGGATTCGGCCTACTCAGTGGACAAGGGCAAGACGATCCAGCTCACCGTGGAGGTGGCCGACCCCGACGCTCCGGTCACGTGGCTGAAGAATGGACAGGAGATCAAACCATCAGCCAA GTATGTGTTCGAGAGCGTGGGCAACAAGCGGACGCTCACTATCAACAAGTGCAACCTTTCGGATGACGCAGCGTACGAGTGCGTGGTCGGGGAGGAGAAGAGCTTCACGGAGGTTTTCGTCAAAG aGCCGCCGATCACCATCACCAAGCCGCTGGACGACGTCCTCACCGTGGTCGGTGAGAAGGTGGAGTTTGAGGTGGAAGTTTCAGAGGAAGGCGCCAACGTGAAATG GATGAAAGATGGGGTTGAGTTGACCAGAGAGACTGCAGGTTCAAAGTACAGGATTAAGAAAGCTGGGAAGAAGCACATTTTGATCATAAATGAAGCCACCAAGGAGGATATCGGGATGTACTACGCCTTCACCAATGGTGGGGAGTCGAAGGCAGAGCTGGAGGTTGAAG ATAAGGAGCTGCAGGTTCTGCAGAGCATTGCCGACCTGACAGTGAAGTCTGCCGAACAGGCTGTGTTCAAGTGCGAGGTGTCCGACGAAAAAGTGACGGGGAAGTGGTTCAAGGACGGCGTCGAAGTCCAGCCCAGCGATCGCATCAAAATAACGCACATCGGAAG GACCCACAAGCTGACAATTGATGACGTGAAGTCTTCGGACGCCGGAGATTACACTTTCGTCCCCGACGGCTACGCGCTGTCTCTCTCCGCAAAACTCAACTTCCTGG aGATCAAGATTGAATACGTTCCCCGACAAG ATCCGCCCAAAATCCACCTGGACACCAGCGGCACCGGCAACAAGAACACGATCACCGTGGTGGCCGGGAACAAACTTCGCCTCGACGTGGAGATCACGGGGGAGCCGGCCCCGACCGTGTGCTGGATGAAGGGAGACAAG gTGGTGGCTGAGGCCGAGGGACGGGTCCGCGTGGAGACCAGGAAGACCCTGAGCAGCTTTGTCATAGAGGGGGCGGAGAGAGGCGACGAGGGCCTTTACCACATCGCCGTGAATAATCCTGCCGGAGAAGACAAGGCGGACCTCTTCATCAGGGTCGTGG ATGTGCCCAATCCCCCCGAGAATGTCAAATGCTCGTCAGTTGGCGAGGACTGTGCCACGATCGCATGGGACCCTCCCGCGTTTGACGGCGGAGTTCCCATTAAAG GGTAcctgatggagaagaagaaggttggctcGGCCAGATGGACCAAGCTCAACTTTGACGTTTACGAGTCCACCACGTATGAGGCCAAGAAGATGATCGAAGGCGTGCGTTACGAGATGAGGGTGTTCGCAGTCAACGGCATCGGCGTCTCTCAGCCCAGTGCGAACTCAGAGCCCTTCATGCCCATCG ccgcCACCAGCGAGCCCACCCGTCTCGTGGTGGACGATGTGACAGACACTACCTGTGCACTCAAGTGGCTTCCTCCGGAGAAAATCGGAGCGGGCGGCATCGACGGTTACATCATCGAGTACTGCAAAGAAGGAG GGGACCAGTGGGTGCAGGCTAATGCGGCGCCAGTGGCAAAGAACCAGTACAGGGTGAAGGACCTCCCAGTCGGGGAGAAGATGCTGTTCAGAGTGGTGGCCGTCAACGTCGCGGGCCGCAGCCCGCCCGCCACGACCGCCCAGGCCGTCACTATCAGAGAGATCATGG AGACTCCAAAGATCCGCCTGCCGCGCCAACTGAGAACCAAACTCATCAGGGTTGTGGGCGAGAAGCTGAACCTGGTCATCCCCTTCCAG GGTAAACCTCGCCCCGTCGTGACCTGGTTCAAAGACGGCGCTCCCCTGGACGGCAAGACGATAGGAACCCGTACCAGTGAGGTGGACTCCATCCTCTTCATCCGCTCGGCGGAGAGGGACCACTCGGGAAAGTACACACTGTCCGTTCAGATTGAGAACGTGTCGGACAGCGCTGACATTTACATTCAGATTGTAG ATAAGCCCGGCCCTCCCATCGCTGTGCACGTCACAGACGTCTGGGGCTTCAACGCCGCGCTGGAGTGGAAGCCGCCGAAAGACGACGGCAACTGCGACATTATCGGCTACACCATTCAGAAGGCCGACATGAAGACTAAG GATTGGTTCACGGTCTACGAGCACAACCGTAGGCCCGGCTGCACCGTGTCTGACCTGGTCATGGGGAACGAGTATTCCTTCCGAGTGTTCAGCGAAAACATCTGCGGCCACAGCGACGAGCCCGGCGTCAGCAAGAACAACGCCGTCGTTACCAAGACAG GTTTGGCCTACAAACCTCCTCCCTTCAAAGAGAAGGACATGACCAGATCCCCCAAGTTCACGGCGCCCCTGGTGAACAGAACTGTGGTGGCGGGCTACGCCGCCGCCATCAGCTGTGCCGTCCGCGGCTTCCCCAAG CCAAAGATCATTTGGATGAAGAACAACATGATCATCGGTGAGGACCCCAAGTTCCTGATGCAGAACAACCAGGGCGTGTTGACGCTGAATATCCGCAAGCCGAGCATGTTCGACGGGGGCCGGTACTCCTGCAGGGCCATCAACGACCTCGGGCAGGACGAGGTGGAGTGCAAGCTGGAGGTTCGAG ttgtaaaagagaaaggagaggaggcgaAGAAATGA